The following are from one region of the Pygocentrus nattereri isolate fPygNat1 chromosome 20, fPygNat1.pri, whole genome shotgun sequence genome:
- the nr2f1a gene encoding nuclear receptor subfamily 2 group F member 1-A isoform X2 translates to MAMVVSVWRDPQDDVAGGAPSGPNPAAQPAREQQQAASAAPHTPQTPSQPGPPSTPGTAGDKGSQNSAQSQQHIECVVCGDKSSGKHYGQFTCEGCKSFFKRSVRRNLTYTCRANRNCPIDQHHRNQCQYCRLKKCLKVGMRREVQRGRMPPTQPNPGQYALTNGDPLNGHCYLSGYISLLLRAEPYPTSRYGSQCMQPNNIMGIENICELAARLLFSAVEWARNIPFFPDLQITDQVSLLRLTWSELFVLNAAQCSMPLHVAPLLAAAGLHASPMSADRVVAFMDHIRIFQEQVEKLKALHVDSAEYSCMKAIVLFTSDACGLSDAAHIESLQEKSQCALEEYVRSQYPNQPSRFGKLLLRLPSLRTVSSSVIEQLFFVRLVGKTPIETLIRDMLLSGSSFNWPYMSIQ, encoded by the exons ATGGCAATGGTAGTTAGCGTCTGGCGCGATCCGCAGGACGACGTGGCCGGTGGAGCCCCTAGCGGGCCCAACCCGGCGGCCCAACCGGCGAGGGAGCAGCAGCAGGCGGCGTCAGCGGCACCGCACACCCCGCAGACCCCCAGCCAGCCGGGACCGCCGTCCACCCCGGGCACGGCCGGAGACAAGGGCAGCCAGAACTCAGCGCAGAGCCAGCAGCACATCGAGTGCGTGGTGTGCGGGGACAAATCGAGCGGCAAGCACTACGGCCAGTTCACCTGCGAGGGCTGCAAAAGTTTCTTCAAGAGGAGCGTGCGCAGGAACTTAACGTACACATGCCGTGCCAACAGGAACTGTCCTATTGACCAGCACCATCGCAATCAGTGCCAATACTGCCGGCTTAAGAAGTGTTTAAAAGTGGGCATGCGGCGGGAAG TTCAGCGAGGAAGGATGCCTCCGACCCAGCCGAACCCCGGCCAGTACGCGCTCACCAACGGCGACCCCCTGAACGGCCACTGCTACCTCTCGGGATACATCTCGCTGCTGCTGCGGGCCGAACCCTACCCCACGTCCCGCTACGGCAGCCAGTGCATGCAGCCCAACAACATCATGGGCATCGAGAACATCTGCGAGCTGGCCGCGCGCCTGCTCTTCAGCGCCGTGGAGTGGGCCAGAAACATCCCTTTCTTCCCCGACCTGCAGATCACCGACCAGGTGTCCCTGCTCAGACTCACGTGGAGCGAGCTGTTCGTGCTGAACGCGGCGCAGTGCTCCATGCCGCTGCACGTGGCGCCGCTGCTCGCCGCCGCCGGCCTGCACGCGTCGCCTATGTCTGCGGACCGCGTCGTGGCCTTCATGGACCACATCCGGATCTTCCAGGAGCAGGTGGAGAAGCTCAAGGCGCTGCACGTCGACTCGGCGGAGTACAGCTGCATGAAGGCCATCGTGCTCTTCACCTCGG ACGCTTGTGGCCTGTCGGACGCGGCGCACATCGAGAGTCTACAGGAGAAGTCCCAGTGCGCTCTGGAGGAGTACGTGAGGAGCCAGTACCCCAACCAGCCCAGCCGCTTTGGCAAGCTCCTCCTGCGGCTGCCTTCTCTCCGTACCGTCTCCTCGTCGGTAATTGAACAGCTGTTCTTCGTTCGCTTGGTAGGTAAAACTCCCATTGAAACCCTCATCAGGGATATGTTATTATCCGGGAGCAGCTTCAACTGGCCCTACATGTCCATTCAATGA
- the nr2f1a gene encoding nuclear receptor subfamily 2 group F member 1-A isoform X1 yields MAMVVSVWRDPQDDVAGGAPSGPNPAAQPAREQQQAASAAPHTPQTPSQPGPPSTPGTAGDKGSQNSAQSQQHIECVVCGDKSSGKHYGQFTCEGCKSFFKRSVRRNLTYTCRANRNCPIDQHHRNQCQYCRLKKCLKVGMRREAVQRGRMPPTQPNPGQYALTNGDPLNGHCYLSGYISLLLRAEPYPTSRYGSQCMQPNNIMGIENICELAARLLFSAVEWARNIPFFPDLQITDQVSLLRLTWSELFVLNAAQCSMPLHVAPLLAAAGLHASPMSADRVVAFMDHIRIFQEQVEKLKALHVDSAEYSCMKAIVLFTSDACGLSDAAHIESLQEKSQCALEEYVRSQYPNQPSRFGKLLLRLPSLRTVSSSVIEQLFFVRLVGKTPIETLIRDMLLSGSSFNWPYMSIQ; encoded by the exons ATGGCAATGGTAGTTAGCGTCTGGCGCGATCCGCAGGACGACGTGGCCGGTGGAGCCCCTAGCGGGCCCAACCCGGCGGCCCAACCGGCGAGGGAGCAGCAGCAGGCGGCGTCAGCGGCACCGCACACCCCGCAGACCCCCAGCCAGCCGGGACCGCCGTCCACCCCGGGCACGGCCGGAGACAAGGGCAGCCAGAACTCAGCGCAGAGCCAGCAGCACATCGAGTGCGTGGTGTGCGGGGACAAATCGAGCGGCAAGCACTACGGCCAGTTCACCTGCGAGGGCTGCAAAAGTTTCTTCAAGAGGAGCGTGCGCAGGAACTTAACGTACACATGCCGTGCCAACAGGAACTGTCCTATTGACCAGCACCATCGCAATCAGTGCCAATACTGCCGGCTTAAGAAGTGTTTAAAAGTGGGCATGCGGCGGGAAG CGGTTCAGCGAGGAAGGATGCCTCCGACCCAGCCGAACCCCGGCCAGTACGCGCTCACCAACGGCGACCCCCTGAACGGCCACTGCTACCTCTCGGGATACATCTCGCTGCTGCTGCGGGCCGAACCCTACCCCACGTCCCGCTACGGCAGCCAGTGCATGCAGCCCAACAACATCATGGGCATCGAGAACATCTGCGAGCTGGCCGCGCGCCTGCTCTTCAGCGCCGTGGAGTGGGCCAGAAACATCCCTTTCTTCCCCGACCTGCAGATCACCGACCAGGTGTCCCTGCTCAGACTCACGTGGAGCGAGCTGTTCGTGCTGAACGCGGCGCAGTGCTCCATGCCGCTGCACGTGGCGCCGCTGCTCGCCGCCGCCGGCCTGCACGCGTCGCCTATGTCTGCGGACCGCGTCGTGGCCTTCATGGACCACATCCGGATCTTCCAGGAGCAGGTGGAGAAGCTCAAGGCGCTGCACGTCGACTCGGCGGAGTACAGCTGCATGAAGGCCATCGTGCTCTTCACCTCGG ACGCTTGTGGCCTGTCGGACGCGGCGCACATCGAGAGTCTACAGGAGAAGTCCCAGTGCGCTCTGGAGGAGTACGTGAGGAGCCAGTACCCCAACCAGCCCAGCCGCTTTGGCAAGCTCCTCCTGCGGCTGCCTTCTCTCCGTACCGTCTCCTCGTCGGTAATTGAACAGCTGTTCTTCGTTCGCTTGGTAGGTAAAACTCCCATTGAAACCCTCATCAGGGATATGTTATTATCCGGGAGCAGCTTCAACTGGCCCTACATGTCCATTCAATGA